A region from the Pseudonocardia petroleophila genome encodes:
- the ccsB gene encoding c-type cytochrome biogenesis protein CcsB, with product MLAQYSDLLFMAAVGVYVLAMVLHAAEFAAARSAKPVLVGAGGPDTVEPPARSERYARMAVSLTVLGAVLQFASIVTRGLAAERWPLGNMYEFTSAICLAAVVGWLVMLRRSPVTRAVGPFVLLPVVVLLFLAGTVLYAQAAPVVPALQSYWLVIHVTTITISSGLLLVPGVASILFLMRGAGWLSDRLPSADVLDRLAYRVTIIAFPLFTFAVIAGAIWAEAAWGRFWGWDPKETVAFVSWVIYAAYLHARATAGWRAARAAWINVAGFATVLFNLFFINMVVAGLHSYAGLG from the coding sequence ATGCTCGCTCAGTACAGCGACCTCCTCTTCATGGCCGCCGTCGGCGTCTACGTGCTGGCGATGGTCCTGCACGCGGCCGAGTTCGCGGCCGCCCGGTCGGCGAAGCCGGTCCTGGTCGGGGCAGGCGGACCGGACACCGTCGAGCCACCGGCGCGCAGCGAGCGCTACGCGCGGATGGCCGTCTCGCTGACGGTGCTGGGTGCGGTGCTGCAGTTCGCCTCGATCGTCACGCGCGGGCTGGCCGCGGAGCGCTGGCCGCTGGGCAACATGTACGAGTTCACCTCGGCGATCTGCCTGGCCGCGGTCGTCGGCTGGCTGGTGATGCTCCGCCGCTCGCCGGTCACGCGGGCCGTGGGCCCGTTCGTCCTGCTGCCGGTGGTCGTGCTGCTGTTCCTCGCCGGCACCGTGCTCTACGCCCAGGCCGCACCCGTCGTGCCGGCCCTGCAGTCGTATTGGCTGGTCATCCACGTCACCACGATCACGATCTCGTCGGGGCTGCTGCTCGTGCCCGGCGTCGCGAGCATCCTGTTCCTGATGCGGGGCGCCGGCTGGCTGTCCGACCGGCTGCCGTCGGCCGACGTCCTCGACCGGCTCGCCTACCGCGTCACGATCATCGCCTTCCCGCTGTTCACCTTCGCCGTCATCGCCGGGGCCATCTGGGCCGAGGCCGCGTGGGGCCGGTTCTGGGGCTGGGACCCCAAGGAGACCGTCGCGTTCGTCTCCTGGGTGATCTACGCCGCGTACCTGCACGCCCGCGCCACCGCGGGCTGGCGGGCGGCCCGGGCCGCCTGGATCAACGTGGCCGGGTTCGCCACCGTGCTGTTCAACCTGTTCTTCATCAACATGGTGGTCGCCGGCCTGCACTCCTACGCGGGCCTGGGCTGA
- a CDS encoding MinD/ParA family ATP-binding protein, giving the protein MAPEAGGRVPEARVPDPRTAGPAPADARRPDAPPAAARQAETPAGDRPADDRAADDRAARDRAAGEGAAGARPAPARPAAAVPPPARPPRPPFQPGPSGVTGPPAAGNGSAPDPGPRTPPRGAPRWTDPGAVAAQQAQHARNPEQPDLSSARLLRPSKRPPQSGWRRLVYVLSGRLINPGESPLDVRRRELTVRVNQPLLGCYKIGVLSLKGGVGKTTMTATLGATFASLRGDRVVAVDANPDRGTLSQKIPLETSATVRNLLRDAQRVRRYTDVRAYTSQGPSRLEVLASEQDPAVSEAFSEDDYRRTVNLLEHFYNIVLTDCGTGLMHSAMYGVLGVADQLIIVSSSSIDGARSASATMDWLDAHGHGDLVRNAVAVVNSVSRSSGGVDLDRVAEHFAARCRAVVQIPFDAHLQEGAEVDLDRLEPQTRLALLELAAAVADAFASAHSSG; this is encoded by the coding sequence GTGGCGCCCGAGGCGGGCGGACGCGTCCCGGAGGCCCGGGTCCCCGACCCCCGGACCGCCGGTCCCGCGCCCGCCGACGCCCGTCGCCCGGACGCGCCCCCCGCCGCTGCCCGGCAGGCCGAGACGCCCGCCGGTGACCGCCCGGCCGACGACCGTGCAGCCGATGACCGGGCAGCCCGTGACCGGGCAGCCGGCGAGGGTGCAGCCGGCGCCCGCCCCGCGCCGGCCCGTCCCGCGGCCGCCGTACCGCCGCCCGCGCGTCCGCCGCGCCCCCCGTTCCAGCCCGGCCCCTCGGGCGTCACCGGACCCCCTGCCGCCGGGAACGGGTCCGCGCCCGACCCCGGTCCGCGCACCCCGCCCCGCGGGGCCCCGCGCTGGACCGACCCCGGCGCCGTCGCCGCCCAGCAGGCCCAGCACGCCCGCAACCCCGAGCAGCCCGACCTGTCCTCGGCCCGGCTGCTGCGCCCCAGCAAGCGGCCCCCGCAGTCGGGGTGGCGCCGGCTGGTCTACGTCCTGTCCGGGCGGCTGATCAACCCGGGGGAGAGCCCCCTGGACGTGCGCCGTCGCGAGCTCACCGTGCGCGTCAACCAGCCGCTGCTGGGCTGCTACAAGATCGGCGTGCTGAGCCTGAAGGGCGGCGTCGGCAAGACCACGATGACGGCCACCCTCGGCGCGACGTTCGCGTCGCTGCGCGGTGACCGCGTCGTGGCCGTCGACGCCAACCCCGACCGCGGCACGCTGAGCCAGAAGATCCCGCTGGAGACCAGCGCGACCGTGCGCAACCTGCTCCGCGACGCGCAGCGCGTCCGCCGCTACACCGACGTGCGGGCCTACACCTCGCAGGGGCCGTCGCGGCTGGAGGTGCTGGCCAGCGAGCAGGACCCGGCGGTCTCGGAGGCGTTCAGCGAGGACGACTACCGCCGCACCGTCAACCTGCTGGAGCACTTCTACAACATCGTGCTCACCGACTGCGGCACCGGACTGATGCACTCGGCGATGTACGGCGTGCTCGGGGTGGCCGACCAGCTGATCATCGTGTCGTCCAGCTCGATCGACGGGGCGCGCAGCGCGTCGGCCACGATGGACTGGCTCGACGCCCACGGCCACGGCGACCTCGTGCGCAACGCGGTGGCGGTGGTCAACAGCGTCAGCCGCTCGTCGGGCGGGGTGGACCTGGACCGGGTGGCCGAGCACTTCGCGGCGCGCTGCCGGGCCGTCGTGCAGATCCCCTTCGACGCACACCTGCAGGAGGGGGCGGAGGTCGATCTGGACAGGCTGGAGCCCCAGACGCGCCTCGCGCTCCTGGAGCTGGCCGCCGCCGTGGCCGACGCGTTCGCCTCGGCCCACAGCAGCGGCTGA
- a CDS encoding BldC family transcriptional regulator: MAAPTSSEERLLTPGEVAGLFRVDPKTVTRWASAGRIGSIRTPGGHRRFRESEVRGLLADLTSEATLPPAHG; this comes from the coding sequence ATGGCAGCACCCACGAGCAGCGAGGAAAGACTCCTCACCCCCGGCGAGGTCGCCGGTCTGTTCCGCGTCGACCCCAAGACCGTCACCCGCTGGGCCTCGGCCGGTCGCATCGGCTCGATCCGCACCCCGGGCGGGCACCGCCGCTTCCGCGAGTCCGAGGTCCGCGGCCTGCTCGCCGACCTCACCAGCGAGGCGACGCTACCGCCCGCGCACGGCTGA
- a CDS encoding DUF4229 domain-containing protein, translating into MTSPPAPGLLPTIGLYALARLGLVAVVAALLALAGVPVLVAVLVGLIVALPLSMVLFRGLRSRLDAALAESSRRRGAEREALRSRLRGETE; encoded by the coding sequence ATGACGTCACCACCCGCCCCGGGCCTGCTGCCCACCATCGGGCTCTACGCGCTCGCGCGGCTCGGGCTCGTCGCCGTCGTCGCCGCGCTGCTCGCGCTCGCGGGTGTCCCGGTGCTGGTCGCGGTGCTGGTGGGGCTGATCGTGGCGCTGCCGCTGTCGATGGTGCTGTTCCGCGGGCTGCGGTCCCGCCTCGACGCGGCACTGGCCGAGTCGTCGCGGCGGCGCGGGGCGGAGCGCGAGGCGCTGCGGTCGCGGCTGCGCGGGGAGACCGAGTAG
- a CDS encoding 1,4-dihydroxy-2-naphthoate polyprenyltransferase has product MATLNQWVQGARPRTLPTAVSPVVVGTGAAIGAGTVAPGRALLALLVAVALVIGVNYANDYSDGIRGTDDDRVGPVRLVGSKLAEASSVRAAAFGCFVVAGLAGLTLVSLAQQWWLIAVGALCIAGAWFYTGGSRPYGYAGLGEVAVFVFFGPVAVLGTVITQSGPPSPLAVIGAVGVGLLTCAVLVANNLRDIPTDTVSGKRTLAVLLGDTDTRRLYVALVAAPFLLSALAGLRSWPMLIALAALPLAFLPARQVLQGADGRALVRVLGATGVTLLAWSVLTGVGTALSGVL; this is encoded by the coding sequence GTGGCCACGTTGAACCAGTGGGTGCAGGGCGCCCGCCCGCGCACCCTGCCGACCGCCGTCTCCCCGGTCGTGGTCGGGACCGGCGCCGCGATCGGGGCCGGGACCGTCGCGCCGGGGCGGGCACTGCTGGCGCTGCTCGTGGCCGTCGCGCTGGTCATCGGCGTGAACTACGCCAACGACTACTCCGACGGCATCCGCGGCACCGACGACGACCGGGTCGGGCCGGTGCGCCTGGTCGGGTCGAAGCTGGCGGAGGCCTCCAGCGTGCGCGCGGCGGCGTTCGGCTGCTTCGTGGTGGCGGGGCTGGCCGGCCTGACGCTGGTGTCCCTCGCCCAGCAGTGGTGGCTGATCGCGGTGGGCGCCCTGTGCATCGCCGGCGCCTGGTTCTACACCGGCGGCTCGCGGCCCTACGGCTACGCGGGGCTCGGCGAGGTGGCCGTGTTCGTGTTCTTCGGGCCGGTCGCCGTGCTCGGCACCGTGATCACGCAGAGCGGGCCGCCGAGCCCGCTCGCGGTGATCGGGGCGGTCGGCGTCGGGCTGCTGACGTGCGCGGTGCTCGTGGCCAACAACCTGCGCGACATCCCCACCGACACCGTCTCCGGCAAGCGCACGCTCGCCGTCCTGCTCGGCGACACCGACACCCGGCGCCTCTACGTCGCGCTCGTCGCCGCCCCGTTCCTGCTCTCCGCGCTGGCCGGGCTGCGCAGCTGGCCGATGCTGATCGCACTGGCCGCGCTGCCGCTGGCGTTCCTGCCGGCCCGCCAGGTGCTGCAGGGGGCCGACGGGCGCGCGCTGGTCCGCGTGCTCGGCGCCACCGGGGTGACGCTCCTCGCGTGGTCCGTCCTCACCGGCGTCGGCACGGCGCTCAGCGGCGTGCTCTGA
- the menE gene encoding o-succinylbenzoate--CoA ligase yields the protein MRTITLDGSPDGVDVLVGALAAALDGGPAVLPRAGAAVTPAPAGPPPPGTAVVIATSGSTGEPRLVALPADALRASAAATAARLGGPARWLLALPAEHVAGVQVVVRALLGGAPPVVQDLRTGFRPDAFAAATDRLGPGARHTSLVPTQLLRVLDAGGAALDALRTYRAVLVGGAALEAGLHRRALDAGVAVVTTYGMSETAGGCVYDGVPLDGVTVDLEPDGRIVLGGPTLALGYLGGPPFGGRFRTGDLGRWTGGRLEVLGRADDVIVTGGEKVAPAAVERVLAAQPGIRAVCVVGVADEQWGQVVAAAVVAGPARPDDDRLRDAVRAALGRAAVPRRIVDVLEIPIRGIGKPDRAAVARLVTVTDGLEPPSG from the coding sequence ATGCGGACGATCACCCTCGACGGCTCCCCCGACGGCGTCGACGTGCTGGTCGGGGCGCTGGCCGCCGCCCTGGACGGCGGGCCGGCCGTGCTCCCGCGCGCCGGTGCCGCGGTGACCCCGGCCCCGGCCGGGCCGCCCCCGCCGGGCACCGCGGTCGTGATCGCGACGTCCGGGTCGACCGGGGAGCCCCGGCTGGTGGCGCTGCCCGCGGACGCGCTGCGGGCGTCGGCGGCGGCCACCGCGGCCCGGCTCGGCGGACCGGCCCGCTGGCTGCTCGCGCTGCCCGCCGAGCACGTCGCCGGGGTGCAGGTGGTCGTGCGGGCGCTGCTGGGCGGCGCACCGCCCGTCGTGCAGGACCTGCGCACCGGCTTCCGCCCCGACGCGTTCGCGGCCGCCACCGACCGCCTGGGCCCCGGCGCGCGGCACACCAGCCTCGTCCCGACCCAGCTGCTGCGCGTCCTCGACGCGGGCGGGGCCGCCCTGGACGCGCTGCGCACCTACCGCGCGGTCCTCGTCGGCGGGGCGGCGCTGGAGGCGGGGCTGCACCGCCGGGCGCTCGACGCGGGCGTCGCCGTCGTCACGACCTACGGGATGAGCGAGACCGCGGGCGGCTGCGTCTACGACGGGGTGCCGCTCGACGGCGTCACCGTCGACCTGGAACCCGACGGCCGCATCGTGCTCGGCGGGCCGACGCTCGCCCTCGGCTACCTCGGCGGGCCCCCGTTCGGCGGTCGGTTCCGCACCGGAGACCTCGGCCGCTGGACCGGTGGGCGGCTGGAGGTGCTCGGCCGGGCCGACGACGTGATCGTCACGGGCGGGGAGAAGGTCGCACCCGCCGCCGTCGAGCGGGTGCTGGCCGCGCAGCCGGGGATCCGCGCGGTGTGCGTCGTCGGGGTCGCCGACGAGCAGTGGGGACAGGTCGTCGCCGCCGCGGTGGTGGCCGGACCCGCCCGCCCGGACGACGACCGCCTGCGCGACGCGGTGCGCGCGGCACTCGGGCGGGCCGCGGTGCCGCGCCGGATCGTCGACGTGCTGGAGATCCCGATCCGGGGGATCGGGAAGCCCGATCGGGCAGCGGTCGCGCGGCTCGTCACGGTGACGGACGGCCTGGAGCCCCCGAGCGGGTGA